A window of Vigna radiata var. radiata cultivar VC1973A unplaced genomic scaffold, Vradiata_ver6 scaffold_279, whole genome shotgun sequence contains these coding sequences:
- the LOC106754804 gene encoding auxin response factor 22, with amino-acid sequence MREMITFMDSKEKSKEAERCLDPQLWHACAGGMVQMPAVNTKVYYFPQGHAEHACGPVNFRTCPKVRPLVPCRVAAIKYMADPDTDEVYAKLRLAPLSVNDADYDRDVVGPETQEKPASFAKTLTQSDANNGGGFSVPRYCAETIFPRLDYSADPPVQNILAKDVHGETWKFRHIYRGTPRRHLLTTGWSTFVNHKKLVAGDSIVFLRAENGDLCVGIRRAKKGIGGGLEGSSGWNPSGGSCPMPYGGFSPFLREDDNRILRNGNSNGLNPSVSMTGRGKVRPEAVVEAANLAANKQPFEVVYYPRASTPEFCVKAPLVEAALQIRWCSGIRFKMAFETEDSSRISWFMGTISSVQVADPLNWPNSPWRLLQVTWDEPDLLQNVRRVSPWLVELVSNMPAIHLSPFSPPRKKLRLPQHPDFPLEGQIPLPTFSGNLLGPSNTNQFGCLPESTPAGMQGARHGHYGLPISDLHFSKLHSGLFPAGFPPIDNAATPMRISNNQPLQKPSISENVSCLLSMANSTPSSKKTEEGKTPQLVLFGQRILTEQQISLSSSVDTFSPVLTKNCCSDGHAEKVPNISDCSGSALHQQQGQQEQRSSCERFQWYKDNPQETEAGLETGHCKVFMESEDVGRTMDLSLLRSYDELYRRLADMFGIEKSEMLSQVLYRDSNGAVKHIGDEPLSDFIKSARRLTILTDSGSNNVGV; translated from the exons ATGAGAGAGATGATTACATTCATGGACTCGAAAGAGAAATCGAAGGAGGCGGAGAGGTGTTTGGATCCTCAGCTATGGCATGCGTGTGCAGGTGGCATGGTGCAGATGCCAGCAGTGAACACCAAGGTCTATTACTTCCCTCAGGGACATGCTGAACATGCATGCGGACCGGTTAACTTCAGGACCTGCCCCAAGGTTCGGCCTTTGGTTCCATGCAGAGTGGCTGCCATCAAGTACATGGCTGATCCTGACACCGACGAAGTGTATGCAAAACTCAGGCTTGCTCCTTTGAGCGTCAACGATGCTGATTATGACCGAGATGTTGTTGGACCTGAAACTCAGGAAAAGCCTGCTTCATTTGCTAAAACCTTGACCCAATCTGATGCCAACAATGGTGGGGGGTTTTCTGTTCCGAGGTACTGTGCTGAGACAATTTTCCCGAGACTAGATTACTCGGCTGATCCTCCTGTTCAGAACATCCTTGCCAAGGATGTTCACGGGGAAACATGGAAATTCAGACACATCTACAGGGGCACGCCGAGGCGGCATCTGTTGACGACTGGATGGAGTACTTTTGTGAATCACAAGAAGCTTGTTGCAGGAGACTCGATTGTCTTTTTGAGGGCAGAAAACGGGGATCTCTGTGTCGGGATTCGGCGAGCGAAGAAGGGAATTGGCGGGGGACTTGAGGGCTCCTCTGGCTGGAACCCTTCGGGAGGAAGCTGTCCTATGCCCTATGGTGGATTTTCACCTTTTCTGAGGGAGGATGACAACAGAATCCTGAGAAATGGTAACAGCAATGGGTTGAACCCAAGTGTGAGTATGACGGGCAGGGGAAAGGTGAGACCAGAAGCTGTTGTTGAAGCTGCAAATCTCGCGGCCAATAAGCAACCATTTGAGGTTGTTTACTACCCTCGGGCAAGTACTCCTGAATTTTGTGTGAAGGCTCCACTGGTAGAAGCAGCACTGCAGATTAGGTGGTGCTCTGGTATAAGGTTCAAGATGGCCTTCGAAACTGAGGACTCCTCACGGATAAGTTGGTTCATGGGAACCATATCGTCAGTTCAGGTTGCCGATCCCCTTAACTGGCCTAACTCACCTTGGAGACTTCTCCAG GTGACATGGGATGAACCGGATTTACTTCAAAACGTGAGAAGGGTAAGTCCATGGCTGGTTGAGTTGGTGTCAAACATGCCAGCCATTCATCTTTCTCCATTCTCACCACCAAGGAAGAAATTGAGATTGCCTCAACACCCAGATTTCCCCCTTGAAGGGCAGATTCCTTTGCCGACATTTTCAGGAAATCTTCTTGGTCCCAGCAACACCAATCAGTTTGGTTGTCTACCCGAAAGTACTCCTGCTGGCATGCAGGGAGCCAGGCATGGTCACTATGGTCTTCCCATATCGGATCTCCACTTCAGCAAACTACATTCCGGTCTATTTCCTGCTGGTTTCCCGCCTATTGATAACGCTGCTACACCAATGAGAATCTCTAATAACCAGCCATTGCAAAAGCCCAGCATCAGTGAGAACGTCTCTTGCTTATTGTCTATGGCAAATTCTACTCCATCTTCAAAGAAAACGGAGGAGGGGAAGACACCCCAGCTCGTGCTTTTCGGCCAGAGAATTCTCACCGAGCAGCAGATATCTCTCAGCAGTTCCGTTGACACATTCTCCCCAGTTCTTACCAAAAATTGTTGCTCTGATGGACATGCAGAGAAAGTGCCTAATATTTCTGATTGTTCTGGATCGGCTCTTCATCAGCAGCAAGGCCAACAGGAACAACGTTCCTCTTGTGAGAGGTTTCAGTGGTACAAAGATAACCCCCAAGAAACTGAGGCCGGTCTAGAGACTGGTCATTGCAAAGTTTTCATGGAGTCAGAAGATGTAGGCAGGACTATGGACCTCTCGTTGCTTCGGTCCTATGATGAACTCTACAGAAGGCTGGCAGACATGTTTGGCATAGAAAAATCTGAGATGTTAAGTCAGGTGCTCTATCGCGATTCTAATGGAGCTGTCAAACACATTGGTGATGAACCATTGAG TGACTTCATAAAATCAGCCAGGAGGTTGACTATTCTAACGGATTCTGGCAGCAACAATGTAGGAGTGTAG